A region from the Paenibacillus humicola genome encodes:
- a CDS encoding carbohydrate ABC transporter permease yields MQQTPIVSNPSNRAALRPEHSRWREAWKNRAVYAAISPFYILFAVFGLFPILFSLYLSLQKWDGIGTMSYNGLNNFQYMVTDPLFWQSVGNTFVIWIYSTIPMLFLALVIAFLLNSAFVRFRSAYRIAYFLPNVTSIVAVAIIFSTVFANKYGLLNYMLTAVGLNSVQWLNFPFGIQTAIASMVVWRWTGYNAIIYLAGLQSIPSQLYEAAKIDGASTAQSFFRITIPLLRPVILFTVITSTIGGMQLFTEPQVLVGNDGGVGNNGMTIVLYLYREAFVNNYFGYASAVGWGMFVIIVLFSALNWTITKERA; encoded by the coding sequence ATGCAGCAAACGCCGATTGTTTCGAATCCGTCAAACCGGGCCGCGCTGCGCCCGGAGCACAGCCGGTGGAGAGAAGCCTGGAAGAACCGGGCGGTTTATGCGGCCATTTCGCCGTTCTACATTTTATTCGCCGTCTTCGGCCTGTTCCCGATTCTGTTCTCGCTCTATCTGTCGCTGCAGAAGTGGGACGGCATCGGCACGATGTCCTATAACGGCCTGAACAACTTTCAGTATATGGTGACGGACCCGCTGTTCTGGCAGTCGGTCGGCAATACGTTCGTCATCTGGATCTATTCCACGATTCCGATGCTGTTCCTTGCGCTGGTAATCGCGTTCCTGCTCAATTCGGCTTTTGTCCGGTTCAGGAGCGCCTACCGCATTGCCTATTTTCTGCCGAACGTGACTTCGATCGTTGCGGTCGCCATTATTTTCAGCACGGTATTCGCCAACAAATACGGGCTGCTGAACTACATGCTGACCGCAGTCGGTCTCAATTCGGTGCAGTGGCTGAACTTTCCCTTCGGCATCCAGACCGCCATCGCGTCGATGGTCGTCTGGCGCTGGACGGGATACAACGCGATCATTTATTTGGCCGGGCTGCAGAGCATTCCGAGCCAGCTGTACGAAGCGGCGAAGATCGACGGCGCCAGCACGGCGCAGTCTTTCTTCCGGATCACGATCCCGCTCCTTCGGCCGGTTATCCTGTTTACGGTTATCACGTCCACGATCGGGGGCATGCAGCTGTTCACGGAGCCGCAGGTGCTCGTCGGCAACGACGGCGGCGTCGGCAACAACGGCATGACGATCGTACTGTACCTGTACCGGGAAGCATTCGTGAACAACTATTTCGGTTACGCTTCCGCCGTCGGATGGGGCATGTTCGTCATCATCGTCCTGTTCTCGGCGCTAAACTGGACGATCACGAAGGAAAGAGCCTGA
- a CDS encoding carbohydrate ABC transporter permease codes for MKSNGVKTMGLHLVLVLGVLLSVFPFYWLAVMSTRTTSDLYKFPPKMWFGTHFADNVHRVFQSIDFFHAFFNTLFVAVVSTVLVLFFDSLAGFAFAKYEFPWKKPLFIILLATMMVPGQLSLVPSFVIMATFGWVGSFKALIIPGMANAFGIFWIRQYATGAVPDELLSAGRMDGCGFFRLYWNVSLPVLRPALAFLGAFTFINAWNDYLWPLIILNDASKYTLQVALSQLNGIYNTDYSMVMAGTFLAVLPLIVLFLFVSRQFIADIAAGAVKD; via the coding sequence ATGAAAAGTAATGGCGTAAAAACAATGGGGCTGCATTTGGTGCTCGTCCTCGGCGTGCTGCTGTCCGTATTCCCCTTTTACTGGCTGGCCGTTATGTCGACCCGCACGACGAGCGACCTGTACAAGTTTCCGCCGAAAATGTGGTTCGGGACGCATTTTGCCGATAATGTCCATCGCGTCTTTCAAAGCATCGATTTCTTCCACGCATTCTTCAATACGCTCTTCGTAGCGGTCGTATCCACGGTGCTGGTGCTGTTTTTCGACTCCCTCGCGGGCTTTGCGTTCGCCAAGTACGAGTTTCCGTGGAAAAAGCCGCTGTTCATCATCCTGCTTGCGACGATGATGGTGCCGGGCCAGCTGTCGCTCGTGCCTTCCTTCGTGATTATGGCGACCTTCGGATGGGTCGGCAGCTTCAAGGCGCTCATCATTCCGGGAATGGCGAACGCGTTCGGCATTTTCTGGATCCGCCAATACGCGACGGGCGCCGTGCCGGATGAGCTGCTGAGCGCGGGGCGCATGGACGGCTGCGGCTTTTTTCGCCTGTACTGGAACGTGTCGCTGCCGGTGCTGCGGCCGGCGCTCGCGTTTCTCGGGGCGTTCACGTTTATTAACGCGTGGAACGATTATTTATGGCCGTTAATTATTTTGAACGACGCGTCGAAATATACGCTGCAGGTGGCGCTGTCCCAGCTGAACGGCATTTACAACACCGACTATTCGATGGTCATGGCCGGCACGTTTCTCGCCGTTCTGCCGCTGATCGTGCTGTTCCTGTTCGTCAGCCGGCAGTTCATCGCGGATATCGCGGCGGGGGCTGTCAAGGATTAA
- a CDS encoding phosphoribosylaminoimidazolecarboxamide formyltransferase, with product MERIELRYGMNPHQRRASAYAGGRLPVRVLNGEASYINLLDAFNAFQLVRELKRSTGLPAAASFKHVSPAGAAVHTPLGESLARSYFADGMELSPLAVAYARARGADRMSSFGDCAAFSCRVDASSARLLQKEVSDLIVAPGYDRDALELLKRKKNGAYLILEIDPDFVPAPVETRTVFGMTLEQERNDAELTEDVLANVVTKRRLIPPEAKRDLLVALIALKYTQSNSVCLACGGQTIGIGAGQQSRIHCTRLAAEKADHWMLRQHPAALRLPFRSGLSRADMNNALDGWLNEDAAPAEEKRWRLYFDEVPERLTKEEKAQWLTGLTDVAYASDAFLPFRDNLDRAARSGVRYVVQTGSSARDDEVAEAADEYGMVMACSGIRLFHH from the coding sequence ATGGAACGAATCGAATTGCGGTACGGGATGAATCCTCATCAGCGCAGGGCGAGCGCATATGCGGGCGGGCGGCTGCCCGTGCGCGTCCTAAACGGCGAAGCGAGCTACATCAATCTGCTGGATGCGTTCAATGCGTTCCAGCTGGTCCGGGAGCTGAAGCGAAGCACCGGCCTGCCGGCGGCGGCTTCGTTCAAGCATGTCAGTCCGGCGGGGGCGGCTGTCCATACGCCGCTCGGGGAATCGCTGGCCCGGTCGTATTTCGCGGACGGCATGGAGCTGTCTCCGCTTGCGGTCGCCTATGCAAGAGCGAGAGGAGCGGACCGGATGTCGTCGTTCGGAGACTGCGCGGCGTTCAGCTGCCGGGTCGATGCGTCTTCCGCCCGCCTGCTGCAGAAGGAAGTATCCGATCTCATTGTCGCGCCGGGCTACGACCGTGATGCGCTCGAGCTGCTGAAACGGAAAAAGAACGGTGCCTATCTCATTCTCGAAATCGATCCGGATTTTGTCCCGGCCCCGGTCGAAACCCGGACCGTATTCGGCATGACGCTGGAGCAGGAGCGCAACGACGCGGAACTGACGGAGGACGTGCTCGCCAACGTCGTCACGAAACGGCGGCTCATCCCCCCGGAAGCGAAGCGGGATCTGCTGGTCGCCTTGATCGCCTTGAAGTATACGCAGTCCAACTCCGTCTGCTTGGCCTGCGGCGGGCAAACGATCGGCATCGGCGCGGGGCAGCAGTCCCGGATTCACTGCACGCGGCTGGCGGCGGAAAAAGCGGACCATTGGATGCTGCGGCAGCATCCCGCCGCTCTTCGGCTGCCTTTCCGCAGCGGCTTGTCCCGGGCGGACATGAACAATGCGCTCGACGGGTGGCTGAACGAAGACGCCGCGCCGGCTGAGGAGAAGCGTTGGAGGCTTTATTTCGACGAAGTGCCGGAGCGGCTGACGAAGGAAGAGAAGGCGCAATGGTTAACGGGGTTAACCGATGTCGCTTACGCTTCCGACGCGTTTCTGCCTTTTCGCGACAACCTCGACCGGGCCGCTCGCAGCGGCGTACGGTACGTCGTACAAACCGGAAGCTCGGCCCGCGATGACGAAGTCGCGGAGGCGGCCGACGAATACGGCATGGTGATGGCTTGCTCGGGCATCCGGCTTTTTCATCATTAG
- a CDS encoding SRPBCC domain-containing protein, translating into MPENQAASSTPAELVITRTVKAPRELVFKLWTEEEHLKRWWGPKGFSLEVAQFDLRPGGIFHFSMKSADGQEMWAKFVYREIAAPEKLVYVNSFSDPEGKTVRAPFSDAWPLEVLNTATFAEQDGATVITLRGGPINATAEEQRMFQSMFESMQQGFAGTFDQLDEYLASL; encoded by the coding sequence ATGCCGGAAAATCAGGCAGCATCCAGCACCCCGGCCGAGCTGGTCATCACCCGGACCGTCAAGGCGCCGCGCGAGCTTGTCTTCAAGCTTTGGACCGAGGAGGAGCATCTGAAACGGTGGTGGGGGCCGAAAGGCTTTTCGCTCGAGGTGGCCCAATTCGATTTGCGTCCGGGAGGCATCTTTCATTTCAGCATGAAGTCTGCGGATGGGCAGGAGATGTGGGCCAAATTCGTGTACCGCGAGATCGCCGCGCCGGAGAAGCTGGTCTACGTCAACTCCTTTTCCGATCCGGAGGGCAAAACGGTACGGGCGCCGTTCAGCGACGCATGGCCGCTGGAGGTTCTGAATACGGCGACATTCGCCGAGCAAGACGGCGCAACGGTCATCACGCTGCGCGGCGGCCCGATTAACGCGACCGCCGAGGAGCAGCGCATGTTCCAATCGATGTTCGAATCCATGCAGCAGGGCTTCGCCGGCACCTTCGATCAGCTGGACGAATACCTGGCATCGCTATAA
- a CDS encoding ABC transporter substrate-binding protein has protein sequence MVKAKCWLGLAGSALLSLGLLAGCGGNSTSSGNSGSGGGGTAQTAAASVVAPDSTGAYPIFNAYDKDVDLTWWTWISTAPDIAKAFEKSYPHIHIHVVNVGNGTTEYSKLVTALKAGTGAPDIAFLEYQVLPQFINTGGLVDISPYIGNLKPYYLPWTWNQVSAGSKVYAVPQDIGPMVLWYDKHALDSAGIAIPKTWDEYAAAAKQYHQKTGKYFTYFPLNEGGWIMGLLWQAGVEPFSGGGNSWKIDLNTPKAKQVLEYWGGLIQSGAVKADQSFSPEWGNEIGKGEYATIVDGAWVADNFLLPYVPKGSSEAWRVAVPPQWNASGAATNGNNGGSSNAVTTQSKHPDAAALFAGWYTSSEAGLTLELNPTVPGHGPGAMAAKNVEQSYNIKDDFLGGQAPAPVYKQAASSVDTSYQWSPWTTYVYNQMTVEFTKAAGGQESWDQALDNVQKNVVAFAKSEGYDISQ, from the coding sequence ATGGTAAAGGCAAAATGCTGGTTAGGCCTGGCCGGCTCCGCGCTTCTGTCGCTCGGCCTGCTCGCCGGCTGCGGCGGAAATTCCACATCAAGCGGCAATTCCGGCTCCGGCGGCGGCGGTACCGCGCAGACGGCGGCCGCGTCCGTCGTCGCTCCGGATTCGACGGGAGCTTATCCGATATTCAACGCGTACGACAAGGACGTCGATTTGACGTGGTGGACGTGGATTTCGACCGCGCCGGACATCGCCAAGGCGTTCGAGAAATCGTACCCCCATATTCATATCCATGTGGTCAATGTCGGGAACGGAACGACGGAATACAGCAAGCTGGTCACCGCCCTCAAGGCGGGAACGGGCGCACCGGATATTGCGTTCCTGGAGTACCAGGTGCTTCCGCAATTTATTAACACGGGCGGCCTGGTCGACATTTCGCCATATATCGGGAACTTGAAGCCGTACTATTTGCCGTGGACGTGGAATCAGGTATCCGCGGGCTCGAAGGTTTACGCCGTACCGCAGGATATCGGGCCGATGGTGCTCTGGTACGACAAGCATGCGCTCGACAGCGCCGGAATCGCGATTCCGAAAACGTGGGACGAATACGCCGCCGCCGCCAAGCAATATCATCAGAAGACCGGCAAATATTTCACCTATTTCCCATTGAATGAAGGCGGCTGGATCATGGGGCTGCTCTGGCAGGCCGGCGTCGAGCCGTTTTCAGGCGGAGGGAACAGCTGGAAAATCGATCTGAACACGCCGAAAGCGAAACAGGTGCTGGAGTATTGGGGCGGCCTCATTCAATCGGGAGCGGTCAAGGCGGACCAATCCTTCAGCCCCGAATGGGGCAATGAAATCGGGAAAGGCGAATACGCCACGATCGTGGACGGGGCATGGGTCGCCGACAATTTCCTGCTGCCTTACGTGCCCAAGGGGTCGAGCGAGGCGTGGCGGGTGGCCGTTCCGCCGCAGTGGAATGCGAGCGGCGCGGCGACAAACGGAAACAACGGCGGCTCCTCGAATGCGGTGACGACGCAGAGCAAGCATCCGGATGCCGCCGCCTTGTTCGCCGGCTGGTACACCTCGTCCGAAGCGGGCCTTACGCTCGAGCTGAATCCGACGGTGCCGGGCCACGGACCGGGAGCCATGGCCGCCAAAAACGTCGAGCAGTCCTACAATATTAAGGACGACTTCCTCGGCGGGCAGGCGCCGGCTCCCGTCTACAAGCAGGCCGCAAGCAGCGTCGATACTTCGTACCAGTGGAGCCCCTGGACGACGTACGTCTACAACCAGATGACCGTCGAGTTCACCAAAGCCGCCGGAGGCCAGGAAAGCTGGGATCAGGCGCTCGACAACGTGCAAAAGAACGTCGTCGCCTTCGCGAAATCCGAAGGGTACGATATCTCGCAATAA
- a CDS encoding carbohydrate ABC transporter permease: MSRMEAVPVRFEPNRRRKRADAAKTAVVMVAMIAAAVYFLFPLYWLFLSSTKSTADLFNTPILLLSPHPSLAANFHWLNIQQSGIYWRWFLNSIVYSGVTGVLGTLISALAGYALAKYTFRLQGAILRIVIGGLAIPSAALTIPVFLLVKHLGLINTYAGVILPMLVSPFGVYFMSVYIRDAMPSELIDSGRVDGAGDLQIFARIALAIMLPGVVTLFLITFIGTWNNFFMPLVLLSSQQLFPVTLGLDLWVATLGNQTQEIPVYPLIMVGSVISVLPMLVLFPFLRKYIISGITLGGIKS, translated from the coding sequence ATGAGCCGAATGGAAGCGGTTCCAGTCAGGTTCGAGCCGAATCGAAGGAGGAAACGGGCGGATGCGGCGAAAACGGCGGTCGTCATGGTGGCGATGATTGCGGCGGCGGTTTATTTCCTGTTCCCGCTGTATTGGCTGTTCCTGTCGTCGACGAAATCGACCGCCGATTTGTTCAATACGCCGATTTTGCTGCTTTCACCCCATCCTTCACTGGCGGCCAATTTTCACTGGCTGAACATTCAGCAGAGCGGCATCTATTGGCGGTGGTTTCTCAATTCGATCGTGTATTCCGGCGTTACGGGCGTCCTGGGCACGCTGATCAGCGCGCTCGCCGGCTACGCGCTGGCCAAATACACGTTCCGCCTGCAGGGCGCGATTCTGCGGATCGTCATCGGCGGTCTCGCGATTCCGAGCGCCGCCCTGACCATCCCCGTGTTTCTGCTCGTGAAGCATCTGGGACTGATCAACACCTATGCCGGCGTCATTTTGCCGATGCTGGTCAGCCCGTTCGGCGTCTATTTCATGAGCGTATACATTCGCGACGCGATGCCGTCCGAGCTGATCGACTCGGGACGCGTAGACGGGGCCGGGGATTTGCAGATTTTCGCGCGCATCGCGCTCGCCATCATGCTTCCGGGCGTCGTGACGCTGTTCCTGATCACGTTCATCGGGACGTGGAACAATTTTTTCATGCCGCTCGTGCTGCTGAGCAGCCAGCAGCTGTTCCCCGTTACGCTCGGGCTGGACCTCTGGGTCGCCACCCTGGGCAACCAGACGCAGGAGATTCCGGTGTACCCGCTCATTATGGTCGGTTCGGTCATTTCCGTCCTGCCGATGCTGGTGCTGTTTCCGTTTCTTCGTAAATATATCATTTCCGGCATTACGCTGGGCGGGATCAAATCCTAA
- a CDS encoding carbohydrate ABC transporter permease gives MIKVSRLTPYLFLAPFLLLFLMFFLYPLGYSLYLSLFVSRMGGNLYVGLHNFAQVFHDPNFWGSLKTIFYFGIVQVDLGMLVSIALALLLDSPYVKGKDWFRLIYFLPYAVPGVIAALMWGFLYSPDLDPALRLLGGMNGGHPVDLLSADHLLYAIVNMVIWQWTGYTMTIYLAGLTSVPPDIYEAAKIDGCSEWKLAWRMKLPLLRPTIVLNSVLAIIGTLQLFNEPFVLTSLTTVPYNFTPNMDIYNTAFSYNNFNYSAAMSIVLALLTIGASLLFMFLATGNQRGMPREGKAGKRAAKKAVAK, from the coding sequence GTGATCAAGGTTAGCCGGCTGACGCCGTATTTGTTTTTGGCGCCGTTCCTGCTGCTGTTTCTCATGTTCTTCCTGTATCCGTTAGGCTACTCCTTGTATCTGAGTTTATTTGTATCCCGGATGGGCGGCAACCTGTACGTGGGCCTGCACAACTTTGCTCAAGTGTTTCACGACCCGAATTTCTGGGGTTCGCTCAAAACGATTTTTTATTTCGGGATTGTGCAGGTCGATCTCGGCATGCTCGTGTCCATCGCGCTGGCCCTGCTGCTCGACAGCCCGTACGTTAAGGGGAAGGACTGGTTCCGCTTGATCTATTTTCTTCCCTACGCGGTTCCGGGAGTGATTGCGGCTTTAATGTGGGGATTCCTGTACTCGCCGGACCTCGATCCGGCGCTGCGCCTGCTGGGCGGAATGAACGGCGGGCATCCGGTTGATCTCCTGTCGGCCGACCATTTGCTGTACGCGATCGTGAATATGGTGATCTGGCAGTGGACCGGTTACACGATGACGATTTATTTGGCCGGCCTGACCTCGGTTCCGCCCGACATCTATGAAGCCGCGAAAATCGACGGATGCTCCGAGTGGAAGCTGGCCTGGCGGATGAAGCTTCCGCTCCTGCGCCCGACGATCGTGCTCAATTCGGTGCTGGCGATCATCGGCACGCTGCAGCTGTTCAACGAGCCGTTCGTGCTGACGAGCTTGACGACCGTCCCCTACAACTTTACGCCGAATATGGACATTTACAATACAGCCTTTTCGTATAACAACTTCAATTACTCGGCCGCCATGTCCATCGTTCTCGCGCTTTTGACGATCGGGGCGTCGCTGCTGTTCATGTTTTTGGCGACGGGAAACCAGCGGGGCATGCCCCGGGAAGGCAAAGCGGGGAAACGGGCGGCCAAAAAGGCGGTGGCGAAATGA
- a CDS encoding RNA polymerase sigma factor, with amino-acid sequence MEDDYLKTISRLDGPEIDALVRRYWHDVWQYAFFLTRHETMAEDIAQDTFIRAFRAIDSFRGQCPVKSWLFTIARNTAFNYRRSAFFRKVTLAGLFSDTRTSPPAETEYLQARFTDDIWSVVLRMPRSHREIIVLHAHYGLSYKELADVLGITEGTVKSRLYRARANLAKRMKEEDLHGETDLG; translated from the coding sequence GTGGAGGACGATTACCTGAAAACCATTTCACGCCTCGATGGGCCCGAAATCGATGCGCTAGTCCGCCGTTATTGGCATGATGTCTGGCAGTATGCGTTTTTCCTGACCCGTCACGAAACGATGGCTGAGGATATCGCGCAGGATACGTTTATACGGGCTTTTCGCGCCATCGACTCGTTTCGCGGGCAATGTCCGGTCAAGAGCTGGCTGTTCACCATCGCCCGCAATACGGCGTTCAATTACCGCAGGTCGGCTTTTTTTCGCAAGGTCACGCTGGCCGGGCTGTTTTCGGATACCCGGACGTCGCCGCCCGCGGAGACGGAGTATTTGCAAGCCCGCTTTACGGACGATATTTGGTCGGTCGTTCTGCGCATGCCGCGCAGCCACCGGGAAATCATCGTGCTTCATGCGCATTACGGCCTGTCGTACAAGGAACTGGCGGATGTGCTCGGCATAACCGAGGGTACGGTGAAGTCCCGGTTATACCGCGCCAGGGCCAATCTCGCAAAGCGGATGAAGGAGGAGGATCTTCATGGCGAGACGGATCTCGGATAA
- a CDS encoding GNAT family N-acetyltransferase produces MCIRIFKNALSFNPESSRPDILAAVAECDENIVGVAGASADCETMWQIGVDVVPAYQGLGIGKALVGTLTKAVLNEGIVPYYSAAVSHLHSRRLALSLGYWPAWIHVYAREL; encoded by the coding sequence ATGTGTATCCGAATTTTCAAAAATGCGCTCTCGTTTAATCCCGAAAGTTCCCGCCCCGATATTTTGGCGGCGGTCGCCGAGTGCGACGAAAATATTGTGGGAGTGGCCGGAGCTTCCGCGGATTGCGAAACGATGTGGCAGATCGGCGTCGACGTCGTGCCGGCGTATCAGGGCCTCGGAATCGGGAAAGCCCTTGTCGGCACGTTGACGAAAGCGGTTTTAAATGAAGGAATCGTCCCTTATTATTCGGCCGCCGTCAGCCATCTGCACTCAAGGCGGCTCGCCTTGTCGCTTGGCTATTGGCCCGCCTGGATCCATGTCTATGCGAGGGAGCTTTGA
- a CDS encoding SDR family NAD(P)-dependent oxidoreductase yields MLNGKIALVTGAGSGLGRAIAEGLAAEGATAVLVGRRGQALLQTEERIRSAGGKAVSYAADVSRQEEVEALRRKVLEHPGVPSLLVNAAGIYGELKPVSETDPALWVQVLMTNTAGPYYICRAFARDMIETGWGRIVNITSAASLGKPNPNNSAYAVSKVALNHFTRKLAAELEGTGVTANVLHPGEVKTEMFEAIRQASSAEGGMSGWVKWVEETGGDAPEKSVQRILDLTKPEAAGLNGRFLWIDNGLKNPMPSWESD; encoded by the coding sequence ATGCTGAACGGAAAAATCGCCCTGGTGACCGGAGCGGGAAGCGGGCTCGGCCGTGCGATCGCCGAAGGGCTGGCAGCGGAAGGAGCGACGGCGGTTCTGGTCGGACGGCGCGGACAGGCGCTGCTTCAGACGGAGGAGCGTATACGGTCGGCAGGCGGCAAGGCCGTGTCCTATGCCGCGGACGTGAGCCGGCAGGAAGAGGTGGAGGCGCTGCGGCGGAAGGTTTTGGAGCATCCGGGCGTTCCTTCTTTACTGGTCAATGCGGCCGGAATTTACGGGGAGCTCAAGCCGGTCTCGGAGACCGACCCCGCGCTCTGGGTTCAGGTGCTGATGACCAACACGGCCGGACCGTATTACATTTGCCGGGCATTCGCGCGGGACATGATAGAGACGGGCTGGGGGAGAATCGTCAACATCACGTCGGCGGCTTCGCTGGGCAAGCCGAATCCGAACAACAGCGCGTATGCCGTCAGCAAAGTGGCTTTGAACCATTTTACCCGGAAGCTGGCCGCCGAGCTGGAAGGCACGGGCGTCACGGCGAATGTGCTGCATCCGGGCGAAGTGAAAACGGAGATGTTCGAAGCGATCCGGCAGGCGTCTTCCGCGGAAGGCGGCATGTCGGGCTGGGTAAAATGGGTGGAGGAAACCGGGGGAGACGCCCCCGAGAAGTCCGTGCAGCGGATTCTCGATTTGACGAAGCCGGAAGCGGCGGGATTGAACGGCCGATTTCTTTGGATCGACAACGGGCTGAAAAACCCGATGCCGAGCTGGGAATCGGATTGA
- a CDS encoding electron transfer flavoprotein subunit alpha/FixB family protein has product MSDVKHETVLVYAECQDGRLRRVALEALGAARLLAGEGGSVHAVLAGGGAGASAGEAAAELAARGAEVVHVIDDPALAQFAPEAYAAAIRAAAEAASPSAIVLGHTAAGRELAPRVAAALGGGHIADVTAVSLTDGGGAVFTRPLYAGKAFEQRRFLPGVTQVISVRPNNLPPAELAEDGRRGDIRALAFAPPPLWTAVRDVVRRTSGRIDLAEADIIVSGGRGVRSAEGFPPLEALAQTLGGAVGASRGACDAGYCDYALQIGQTGKTVTPKLYIACGISGAIQHLAGMSQSRVIVAINKDPDAPIFGVADYGIVGDLFEIVPLLNDQFKDLLQANG; this is encoded by the coding sequence ATGAGCGACGTTAAGCATGAAACGGTGCTCGTCTATGCCGAGTGCCAAGACGGCAGGCTGCGCCGCGTGGCGCTGGAAGCGCTCGGCGCCGCGCGGCTGCTTGCCGGCGAGGGCGGCAGCGTGCACGCCGTCCTCGCCGGAGGCGGCGCGGGCGCGTCGGCCGGCGAAGCGGCGGCCGAGCTCGCCGCGCGCGGGGCCGAGGTCGTCCACGTCATCGACGACCCGGCCCTGGCGCAGTTCGCGCCGGAGGCGTACGCCGCCGCCATCCGCGCGGCGGCGGAAGCGGCGTCGCCGAGCGCGATCGTGCTCGGCCACACCGCGGCGGGGCGCGAGCTCGCGCCCCGCGTGGCCGCTGCGCTCGGCGGCGGCCACATCGCGGACGTCACCGCCGTCAGCCTGACGGACGGCGGCGGCGCCGTGTTCACTCGCCCGCTCTACGCCGGCAAGGCGTTCGAGCAGCGGCGGTTTCTCCCGGGCGTGACGCAGGTGATCAGCGTGCGCCCGAACAATTTGCCCCCGGCCGAGCTCGCCGAAGACGGCCGCCGGGGAGATATCCGGGCGCTGGCGTTCGCGCCGCCGCCGCTGTGGACCGCCGTCCGGGACGTCGTACGCCGGACGTCCGGACGCATCGATCTCGCCGAAGCCGATATCATCGTCTCCGGCGGCCGGGGCGTCCGCAGCGCGGAAGGCTTCCCGCCGCTCGAGGCGCTCGCGCAGACGCTCGGCGGCGCCGTCGGCGCTTCGCGCGGCGCCTGCGACGCCGGCTACTGCGACTACGCGCTGCAAATCGGGCAGACCGGCAAAACGGTCACGCCCAAGCTGTACATCGCCTGCGGCATCAGCGGCGCGATCCAGCATTTGGCCGGGATGAGCCAATCGCGCGTCATCGTCGCGATCAACAAAGACCCCGACGCCCCCATCTTCGGCGTCGCCGATTACGGAATCGTCGGGGATCTGTTCGAAATCGTGCCGCTGCTCAACGATCAATTCAAGGATTTGCTTCAAGCAAACGGCTGA
- a CDS encoding electron transfer flavoprotein subunit beta/FixA family protein yields MNLVVLLKQTFDTEEKIEIENGAVAEDGAKFIINPYDEYALEEALRLREAHGGTVTVLSCGPERAAEALRTALAMGADEAVLLEEDGLPDDGGAVAAAIATAVVRLRPDLLLAGLFAVDTGAGSVALQAAEALGLPHAAAALKLEIRDASAAAADADGGGSGGLAAVVQRDTEWGLETVEIPLPALVTAQQGLNEPRYPSLPGIMKAKRKPLQRLSAAELGLAEAELAPRTGRIALQAPPARAAGRRLAGTPAEQAAELARLLQSEAKLF; encoded by the coding sequence ATGAATCTGGTCGTTTTGCTGAAACAGACCTTCGATACGGAGGAAAAAATCGAGATCGAGAACGGAGCCGTCGCCGAGGACGGCGCGAAATTCATTATCAATCCGTACGACGAATATGCCCTCGAGGAGGCGCTCCGGCTGCGCGAGGCGCACGGCGGAACGGTCACGGTCCTCTCCTGCGGACCCGAGCGGGCTGCGGAGGCGCTGCGGACGGCGCTTGCCATGGGGGCGGACGAAGCGGTGCTGCTGGAGGAGGACGGGCTGCCGGACGACGGCGGCGCCGTGGCGGCGGCGATCGCGACGGCGGTGGTCCGGCTGCGGCCCGACCTGCTGCTGGCCGGGCTGTTCGCCGTCGATACCGGCGCCGGCAGCGTCGCGCTGCAGGCCGCGGAAGCGCTCGGCCTGCCGCATGCGGCGGCGGCGCTGAAGCTGGAAATCCGCGACGCTTCGGCTGCGGCTGCGGACGCGGACGGCGGCGGAAGCGGCGGTCTGGCCGCCGTCGTCCAGCGCGATACCGAGTGGGGCCTCGAGACGGTTGAAATTCCGCTGCCGGCGCTCGTCACGGCGCAGCAGGGCCTCAACGAGCCGCGCTATCCGTCGCTGCCCGGCATCATGAAGGCGAAGCGCAAGCCGCTGCAGCGGCTGTCCGCCGCGGAGCTCGGGCTGGCGGAGGCGGAGCTCGCTCCGCGCACCGGGCGCATCGCGCTGCAGGCGCCCCCCGCCCGCGCGGCGGGGCGCAGGCTGGCGGGAACGCCCGCCGAGCAGGCGGCGGAGCTTGCCCGGCTGCTGCAGAGCGAAGCGAAGCTGTTTTAG